From a single Candidatus Zixiibacteriota bacterium genomic region:
- a CDS encoding DUF3566 domain-containing protein produces MTIPYEIKRVGLFSAVKAGFLIGAIGGFLLGLVGALFGLMALDSIAQMGVDPDSFAEVFEFVSAGMLLFFPLTTAFGGAVAGIIGGFLGAAIYNTGARFWGGLEVELTDPGQAPSRQTTAARRPPSETEPTSAAPLPLGAIVPPKPAPKYPETSSQKPPSTPPLFE; encoded by the coding sequence ATGACGATACCGTACGAGATCAAACGAGTCGGCCTGTTTTCCGCGGTCAAGGCCGGGTTTCTGATCGGCGCGATCGGCGGATTCTTGCTCGGGTTGGTGGGCGCGCTGTTTGGGTTGATGGCATTAGACAGCATTGCGCAAATGGGGGTCGATCCCGACTCATTCGCCGAGGTGTTCGAGTTTGTCAGCGCGGGTATGCTCTTGTTCTTTCCGCTGACAACCGCATTCGGCGGTGCGGTCGCGGGGATTATCGGCGGTTTTCTCGGTGCGGCGATCTACAATACGGGCGCGCGATTCTGGGGCGGGCTGGAAGTCGAATTGACGGATCCTGGGCAAGCGCCCTCCAGACAGACCACCGCAGCCCGCCGCCCCCCCAGCGAGACAGAGCCGACTTCGGCCGCGCCACTGCCCTTGGGAGCGATAGTGCCGCCGAAACCCGCGCCAAAATATCCGGAAACTTCTTCGCAAAAACCGCCGTCGACGCCGCCGCTCTTTGAGTAA
- the gltX gene encoding glutamate--tRNA ligase, with protein sequence MSDPVRVRIAPSPSGHLHVGTARTAVYNWLYARRHGGTFILRIEDTDRERSFNEYTRSIQNSLRWLGLDWDEGPYFQSQRTDLYRDWVARLCDSGHVYECWATADELEPVRQDAQKQGHAPRFRAISETLTNEEKQRRLAVGIKPAWRLAIPDGPVRFDDVVYGTQERAGTDIDEFVVARGDGTPTYNFACVIDDSDMSISHVIRGNDHITNTFKQVLLYDALRMVRPVFAHLPLGLGSDRRKISKREGATSITEYRDAGYLPEALLNFLALLGWSPGDDREILAREEMVELFSLERINASNPVFDLQKLEWMNAEYIRALDEADLLQRAQPFLVSAGLIGDAYDRQRLQSIIRVLRERMRRLTDVVEQGRFFFDANFEYDTEGVRKQFERPGVDGNLNLLRYRWEMIGPDRFNAETTEAALRALAEELGHEPADLIHPLRLALSGRTGGPGLFEIAAILGRDECLRRITRAIDYIRGGRAGAP encoded by the coding sequence ATGTCAGACCCTGTCCGTGTCCGCATCGCGCCGTCGCCGTCGGGACATCTGCACGTCGGCACCGCGCGCACAGCCGTGTACAACTGGCTGTACGCCCGACGGCACGGGGGGACATTTATCCTCCGGATCGAAGACACCGACCGCGAACGCTCCTTCAATGAATACACGCGGTCGATCCAAAACTCGCTGCGCTGGCTGGGACTGGATTGGGACGAGGGGCCCTATTTTCAATCGCAGCGCACCGATCTGTATCGCGACTGGGTTGCGCGCCTGTGCGACAGCGGCCATGTCTATGAATGCTGGGCGACGGCCGACGAATTGGAGCCGGTGAGACAGGATGCGCAAAAGCAAGGGCATGCGCCCCGCTTTCGCGCGATCAGCGAGACGCTCACCAACGAGGAGAAACAGCGCCGCCTCGCCGTGGGCATTAAACCCGCCTGGCGACTGGCGATTCCGGACGGACCGGTTCGATTCGACGATGTCGTCTACGGCACGCAGGAACGCGCCGGGACCGACATCGATGAGTTTGTGGTGGCGCGCGGCGACGGCACTCCGACCTACAATTTCGCCTGCGTCATCGACGATTCCGACATGAGCATCTCGCACGTAATTCGCGGCAACGACCACATCACCAACACCTTCAAGCAGGTGCTGCTCTACGATGCGCTGAGGATGGTGCGGCCGGTGTTCGCGCACTTGCCGTTGGGATTGGGCAGCGACCGTCGTAAGATCTCCAAACGCGAAGGGGCGACCTCGATCACCGAATACCGCGACGCCGGGTATCTGCCCGAAGCGCTCCTCAATTTCCTGGCGCTGTTGGGGTGGTCGCCGGGCGACGACCGTGAGATTCTGGCACGCGAGGAAATGGTTGAATTATTCTCGCTGGAACGCATCAACGCTTCCAATCCGGTCTTTGATCTGCAGAAGCTCGAATGGATGAACGCCGAATACATCCGCGCGCTCGACGAGGCCGACCTGCTGCAACGGGCGCAGCCGTTTCTGGTGTCCGCGGGTCTGATCGGCGATGCGTACGATCGCCAACGATTGCAGTCTATTATCCGTGTGCTACGGGAACGCATGCGGCGGCTGACCGATGTCGTCGAACAGGGGCGATTTTTTTTCGATGCGAACTTTGAATATGATACGGAGGGTGTTCGCAAACAGTTCGAGCGCCCCGGTGTCGACGGCAATCTGAATTTGCTGCGGTACCGTTGGGAAATGATCGGCCCCGACCGGTTCAACGCCGAAACAACCGAGGCGGCGTTGCGCGCGTTGGCGGAGGAGTTGGGACACGAACCGGCCGACCTGATTCACCCGCTGCGGCTGGCACTGTCGGGACGCACCGGCGGTCCGGGACTCTTCGAGATCGCAGCGATTCTCGGACGCGACGAATGCCTGCGCCGCATCACGCGCGCCATTGACTACATTCGCGGCGGCAGGGCGGGTGCCCCATGA
- a CDS encoding replication-associated recombination protein A gives MNDSVDSREPLAARMRPRTLAEFVGQEHLIGPGKPLRRAIESDRIGSMLFWGPPGSGKTTLAAIISKMTGSDFINFSAVLSGVKEVRAAVERAEKRRAFDGGRTILFVDEIHRFNRAQQDAFLPHVESGTLVLIGATTENPSFEVNSALLSRLSVWMLHALSEDDLVTLMKRALADAEQGLGEWKIHSPDESLRLIAALGNGDARRVLMILEAAADDLRHRAEPDRTLTAGLVRDIVQRKTELYDKSGEEHYNLISALHKSLRGSDAQAALYWLYRMLEGGEDPLYIARRLVRFASEDIGLADPRALTVCIAARDAYHFLGTPEGELALAEATIYLACAPKSNAVYRAEGQVRRVIAENPSLPVPMVIRNAVTRLMKDTGYGKGYLYPHDSDEAIVAQDYLPDAIRGQAFYRPTDRGEERALGERLSRWEKMKAEMREKPAATDPP, from the coding sequence ATGAATGATTCAGTCGACAGCCGCGAGCCGTTGGCGGCGAGGATGCGTCCGCGGACATTGGCGGAGTTTGTCGGGCAGGAACACCTGATCGGCCCCGGCAAACCGTTGCGCCGCGCGATCGAGTCCGACCGCATCGGCTCGATGCTGTTCTGGGGGCCGCCCGGATCCGGAAAGACAACGCTCGCGGCGATCATTTCGAAGATGACCGGCTCGGACTTCATCAACTTCTCGGCGGTGCTCTCGGGAGTCAAGGAGGTCCGCGCCGCGGTTGAACGCGCCGAGAAGCGCCGCGCCTTCGACGGCGGCCGCACCATCCTCTTCGTCGATGAGATTCACCGGTTCAACAGAGCCCAGCAGGATGCCTTCCTGCCGCATGTCGAGTCGGGTACGCTCGTGCTGATCGGCGCCACTACGGAAAACCCGTCGTTTGAGGTCAACTCAGCGTTGTTGTCGCGACTGTCGGTGTGGATGCTGCATGCGCTCTCCGAGGACGATCTGGTCACGCTCATGAAACGCGCCCTCGCGGATGCCGAACAGGGATTGGGCGAGTGGAAGATCCACTCTCCGGACGAATCGCTGCGGCTGATCGCGGCGCTGGGCAACGGCGATGCGCGCCGCGTGCTGATGATTCTCGAGGCGGCAGCCGATGATCTGCGCCATCGGGCCGAGCCGGATCGGACGCTCACGGCGGGCCTGGTGCGCGACATCGTGCAGCGCAAGACCGAGTTGTATGATAAGTCCGGCGAAGAACATTACAACCTGATCTCGGCGCTGCACAAATCTCTGCGCGGCTCCGATGCGCAGGCGGCGCTGTATTGGCTCTATCGGATGCTGGAAGGCGGCGAGGATCCGCTCTACATTGCACGCAGACTGGTGCGATTTGCGTCGGAGGATATCGGTCTCGCCGATCCCAGAGCATTGACCGTCTGCATCGCCGCCAGGGATGCGTACCATTTCCTCGGCACCCCCGAAGGGGAACTGGCCCTGGCCGAGGCGACGATCTATTTGGCCTGCGCGCCGAAATCGAACGCCGTGTACCGCGCCGAAGGACAAGTGCGCCGGGTCATTGCCGAGAACCCGTCACTTCCTGTCCCCATGGTCATCCGTAATGCCGTAACGCGCTTGATGAAGGACACCGGCTACGGGAAGGGGTATCTCTACCCGCATGACAGCGACGAGGCGATTGTCGCTCAGGATTATCTCCCTGATGCGATCCGGGGACAGGCATTCTATCGTCCCACCGATCGCGGGGAAGAAAGGGCCCTCGGTGAACGGCTAAGCCGTTGGGAGAAAATGAAGGCCGAAATGAGGGAGAAGCCCGCCGCGACTGACCCACCGTGA
- a CDS encoding polymer-forming cytoskeletal protein, producing the protein MAMFKGKDDDTGIAPDGGSNMNTIIGKDTTFSGNLEVSGTLRVDGVVKGEVSVSDTVAVGPTGRVEANVKTKNAVVSGTVKGNIHASERIELQAKANIIGDLMTKSLIIEQGAVFHGNCKMNQNLGQSGVERPVPVKSDSLPVSTAPKAPAFTAEKTR; encoded by the coding sequence ATGGCAATGTTCAAAGGAAAAGACGACGACACCGGCATCGCCCCAGACGGGGGGAGTAATATGAATACGATCATCGGTAAGGATACCACTTTCTCCGGCAATCTGGAAGTGTCCGGCACTCTCCGTGTCGACGGCGTGGTCAAGGGCGAAGTCAGTGTGTCCGATACGGTTGCTGTCGGGCCGACGGGACGGGTCGAAGCCAATGTCAAGACCAAGAATGCGGTTGTCTCCGGCACCGTAAAGGGGAATATCCACGCCTCCGAGCGCATTGAACTGCAGGCCAAGGCCAATATTATCGGCGATTTGATGACAAAGTCGCTGATCATCGAGCAGGGCGCCGTCTTCCACGGCAATTGCAAGATGAACCAGAACTTGGGCCAATCCGGTGTTGAGCGTCCTGTGCCCGTCAAGAGCGACTCGCTGCCCGTGAGCACCGCTCCTAAAGCCCCCGCTTTTACAGCCGAAAAAACACGATAA
- a CDS encoding MoxR family ATPase — protein MSDSDLHAVEDLKSSYAALKAEIAKVIVGQNEVIEQFLIAMLSNGHCLLVGVPGLAKTLLVSTVARALDLKFSRVQFTPDLMPSDITGTDILEEDHTTGKRMFRFVKGPIFANIVLADEINRTPPKTQAALLQAMQEHEVTAGGETFRLDEPFFVLATQNPIEQEGTYPLPEAQLDRFMFNIFVDYPDETDENTIVRTTTSAATADLRVVMTAEKIKALQQLVRRVPVSDYVISYAVSLARATRPSANGAQALPYIKDWVSWGAGPRAAQYLTLGAKCRAILDGRPTPSVEDVRAVARPVLRHRIVTSFNAEADGVGTLDIVERLLNDVKAKE, from the coding sequence ATGTCCGACAGTGATCTGCACGCCGTTGAAGACCTCAAATCGTCGTATGCCGCGCTCAAGGCGGAAATCGCCAAGGTGATCGTCGGCCAGAATGAAGTCATCGAACAATTCCTGATTGCCATGCTCTCCAATGGGCACTGCCTGTTGGTCGGTGTGCCCGGTTTGGCCAAGACGCTGTTGGTCTCGACCGTGGCAAGGGCGCTGGACCTGAAGTTCTCCCGCGTTCAGTTCACCCCCGACCTGATGCCATCCGACATCACCGGCACCGACATCCTCGAGGAGGATCACACCACCGGCAAACGCATGTTTCGGTTCGTCAAAGGGCCGATCTTCGCCAATATCGTGTTGGCCGACGAAATCAACCGGACTCCCCCGAAAACCCAGGCGGCTCTCCTGCAAGCGATGCAGGAGCATGAGGTCACCGCCGGCGGTGAGACATTCCGTCTCGATGAGCCGTTTTTCGTGCTGGCAACGCAAAACCCCATCGAGCAGGAGGGAACCTACCCCCTGCCGGAAGCGCAGTTGGACCGGTTCATGTTCAATATCTTTGTCGACTATCCCGACGAGACCGATGAAAACACCATCGTCCGCACGACGACCTCGGCGGCGACTGCCGATCTGCGTGTGGTGATGACCGCCGAGAAGATCAAGGCGCTGCAGCAGTTGGTCCGACGCGTCCCGGTCTCCGATTATGTGATCTCCTATGCCGTCTCACTGGCTCGCGCAACCCGTCCCAGCGCCAATGGCGCGCAAGCGTTGCCCTATATCAAAGACTGGGTATCCTGGGGCGCAGGGCCGCGTGCAGCCCAATATCTGACCTTGGGCGCCAAATGCCGTGCCATCCTCGATGGCCGCCCGACCCCGTCGGTCGAAGACGTCCGGGCAGTCGCCCGTCCGGTCCTGCGTCACCGGATAGTGACATCGTTTAACGCTGAAGCCGACGGCGTCGGCACGCTCGACATTGTAGAACGCCTGCTCAATGACGTGAAGGCGAAGGAGTAG
- a CDS encoding DUF58 domain-containing protein, which translates to MPTTDYRKFLDPDVISRLKSMELKARLVVEGFITGLHKSPYHGFSVEFAEHRQYMPGDAIRNIDWKVFAKSDRYFVKEFEEETNLKSYILLDASRSMHYTSGKISKFDYAASFAAALSFLMLKQRDAAGMVVFDERIRHYVPPKSASVHLHALLTTLAGVEPSGATNAASALHEMAERIKRRGLIIVLSDLFDDPTRVLAGLKHFRHRKHEVLVFHILDPAERDFTFTEEALFKDLETGEEISTLPWQIRSEYQRSLRAHVDRYRRECRSAFIDYVPIDTQVPYDFALVSYLSKRQRLF; encoded by the coding sequence ATGCCCACCACCGACTACCGAAAATTCCTCGATCCCGATGTCATCTCCCGGCTGAAGTCGATGGAGCTGAAGGCGCGGCTGGTGGTCGAGGGGTTCATCACCGGGCTGCACAAGTCACCCTATCATGGATTCTCCGTCGAGTTCGCCGAGCATCGGCAATACATGCCCGGCGATGCGATCCGTAACATCGACTGGAAAGTATTCGCCAAGTCCGACCGCTATTTCGTCAAAGAGTTCGAGGAAGAAACAAACTTGAAGTCATACATCCTGCTGGATGCTTCGCGCTCGATGCACTACACCTCCGGCAAGATCAGCAAGTTCGACTATGCCGCCAGTTTCGCGGCCGCGCTTTCATTTCTGATGCTCAAGCAGCGGGATGCCGCGGGCATGGTCGTTTTCGATGAGCGAATTCGTCACTATGTCCCGCCCAAATCGGCCTCCGTGCATCTGCACGCGCTGTTGACCACGCTGGCCGGTGTCGAGCCGTCGGGTGCGACCAATGCCGCCTCGGCCCTGCACGAGATGGCCGAGCGCATCAAACGGCGTGGACTGATCATCGTGCTCTCCGATCTGTTCGACGATCCCACACGGGTGCTGGCCGGGCTGAAGCACTTCCGTCATCGGAAACACGAGGTGCTGGTGTTTCACATCCTCGATCCGGCCGAACGTGATTTCACTTTCACCGAAGAGGCATTGTTCAAGGATCTCGAAACCGGGGAAGAAATCTCGACACTGCCCTGGCAGATTCGCTCGGAGTATCAACGGTCGCTGCGCGCGCACGTCGACCGTTACCGGCGCGAATGCCGCAGCGCCTTTATCGACTATGTACCGATCGACACTCAGGTCCCGTACGACTTTGCGTTGGTCTCGTACCTGTCCAAGCGTCAACGTTTGTTCTGA
- a CDS encoding deoxyribonuclease IV — MAKTSKAGADGPLVGAHMSIAGGVFNAVLHAETAGCDCVQLFVKSSNQWRAKPLTEEEVAQFSAERKRTGIDPAIAHASYLLNCASPDAALWEKSRDALLVEYERCDQLGIAGLVFHPGSHMGTGPEQGLERIANAINHVLSNTPTGQTLILLETTAGTGAHLGATFEELKAILDKVDRGERAGVCLDTCHIFAAGYDIRTEKGYKDTMSSFDSVIGLKRLHAIHCNDSKYDFGTRKDRHEHLGKGFIGPDAFGFLMRDPRLKRVPKLLETPKDEAGKFDKMNLAFLRKQAGAKP; from the coding sequence ATGGCCAAGACATCCAAAGCCGGCGCCGATGGTCCGCTGGTCGGCGCGCACATGTCCATTGCCGGCGGCGTGTTTAATGCCGTGCTCCACGCCGAGACGGCCGGCTGCGATTGCGTGCAGCTCTTCGTCAAATCGTCGAACCAGTGGCGCGCCAAACCGCTCACCGAGGAGGAGGTCGCGCAGTTTTCCGCAGAGCGCAAGCGCACCGGGATCGATCCGGCGATCGCGCATGCGTCGTATCTGCTCAATTGCGCGTCGCCGGATGCGGCGCTGTGGGAGAAATCACGCGATGCGCTGCTGGTCGAATACGAACGCTGCGATCAGTTGGGGATCGCCGGACTGGTGTTCCATCCGGGTTCCCATATGGGCACAGGTCCCGAACAGGGGTTGGAACGCATCGCCAATGCGATCAACCATGTGCTGTCGAATACGCCAACGGGCCAGACGCTGATCCTGCTGGAAACGACCGCCGGGACGGGCGCGCATCTGGGTGCGACATTTGAAGAACTCAAGGCGATTCTTGACAAGGTCGATCGCGGTGAACGCGCCGGCGTCTGCCTCGACACTTGCCACATCTTCGCGGCGGGATATGACATCCGCACCGAGAAGGGCTATAAGGACACGATGAGCAGTTTTGATTCGGTCATCGGCCTCAAGCGGCTCCATGCGATCCACTGCAATGACTCAAAGTATGATTTCGGCACGCGCAAGGACCGTCACGAACATCTCGGCAAGGGCTTTATTGGCCCCGATGCGTTCGGGTTTCTCATGCGCGATCCGCGTCTGAAACGTGTCCCCAAACTGCTGGAGACGCCGAAGGACGAAGCCGGCAAATTCGACAAGATGAACCTCGCCTTCCTGCGCAAGCAGGCGGGCGCGAAACCATAA
- a CDS encoding BatA domain-containing protein, whose protein sequence is MNFLNSAILAGLAAALVPLLIHLLNRRQLRTVEFSSVMFLRDLRKTRMRRLQWRRWLLLTIRTLMIALAVLAFARPALKGGLFAALGSRARTTAVLAVDRSASMALETPNGTAYDRAQRKIASMADLWGEGDEAIALPFDIHPPPTLPPTADIAALTKRLAETPVGNAGTDAGAAITAGLAALRQSENLNRELYLFSDFRREGFIHTTIAPPQPGDGNVTIYAVDVSEPGAYDLGVGRVNLENQLIEPLSPFRLSATVSNNTDADVDKLLVSLFIDGRRIAQNTANVGPGASATITFDAAVESPGVHDGFVEISADDNTLNNRRYFAVTVPDRIKVLLAADSPSGRLAAGLALAPDPTAQRRIDVTHATVDDLPGTNLFDFDCVVITDWRSPQRAVVDHLTRYVRAGGGVFAVPSFDADTTSWNMLLAGPYFSRRLGQPPSLPEPDRYFVWEDFDWSHPIWSVYAEVSREKIPELRWYAIFRTEGDDVGRTLVRFSGGRPALQEIHLDAGKLLVLWTPMNAPYTNFPLRSIFVPFMNRLAEYCAADVGERRGDFLVGEPISRELTSALSADAVLEVIAPDGSRLMPGIDRGATQVRITLDGRPDPGVYRVVAGSGGDAAIDAFSVNLDPLETAPAQISREELTRRLEGYNVVFVDGEEPLTAAVNQIRYGTEIRPAFLWAVAALFFLEMLVARTRKREMPLSGDAIGEPVRAAAIAAE, encoded by the coding sequence ATGAACTTCTTGAATTCCGCCATCCTCGCGGGACTGGCCGCCGCGCTCGTGCCGCTGCTGATTCACCTGCTGAATCGGCGACAGCTCCGCACGGTCGAGTTTTCGTCGGTGATGTTCCTGCGCGATTTGCGCAAGACGCGGATGCGCCGCCTCCAGTGGCGACGCTGGCTGCTGTTGACCATCCGCACGCTGATGATCGCGCTGGCGGTGCTGGCATTTGCGCGTCCGGCTCTGAAAGGCGGGTTGTTCGCCGCATTGGGTTCGCGCGCGCGGACAACAGCCGTGCTCGCCGTCGACCGTTCCGCCTCGATGGCGCTGGAAACTCCCAACGGCACGGCCTACGACCGCGCGCAACGTAAGATTGCCTCGATGGCCGATCTCTGGGGTGAAGGGGATGAGGCGATTGCCCTGCCGTTTGACATCCACCCGCCGCCGACGCTGCCGCCGACCGCCGATATCGCGGCCCTGACCAAACGTCTCGCGGAAACACCGGTCGGAAATGCCGGCACCGATGCCGGCGCGGCCATCACCGCGGGGCTGGCCGCCTTGCGGCAGTCGGAGAATCTCAACCGCGAGTTGTATCTCTTCAGCGATTTTCGCCGCGAGGGATTCATCCACACGACGATCGCGCCGCCGCAGCCCGGCGACGGGAATGTGACGATCTATGCGGTCGACGTGTCGGAACCGGGTGCTTACGACCTGGGTGTCGGCCGGGTGAATCTTGAAAACCAGTTGATCGAGCCGTTGTCGCCGTTTCGTCTCAGCGCCACCGTCAGCAACAACACTGATGCCGACGTCGACAAACTACTGGTCAGTCTGTTCATCGACGGGCGACGCATTGCCCAAAACACCGCCAACGTCGGACCGGGCGCGAGTGCAACAATCACCTTCGATGCGGCGGTGGAGTCGCCGGGGGTGCACGATGGCTTTGTCGAGATCTCCGCCGACGACAACACGCTCAACAACCGCCGGTATTTTGCCGTGACGGTCCCCGATCGGATCAAGGTTCTGCTCGCCGCCGATTCTCCGTCCGGGCGGCTCGCGGCCGGTTTGGCGCTGGCGCCCGATCCGACGGCGCAGCGTCGCATCGACGTCACGCATGCGACAGTCGATGATCTGCCAGGGACTAATCTCTTCGATTTTGATTGTGTAGTGATCACCGACTGGCGTTCGCCGCAGCGCGCGGTCGTCGATCATCTGACCCGTTATGTGCGCGCCGGAGGGGGAGTTTTCGCGGTGCCATCGTTCGATGCCGACACCACGTCATGGAACATGCTGCTGGCCGGGCCGTATTTCTCGCGCCGCCTCGGACAGCCGCCGTCATTGCCGGAGCCCGATCGGTACTTTGTCTGGGAAGACTTCGACTGGAGCCATCCGATCTGGTCGGTCTACGCCGAGGTCAGCCGCGAGAAGATTCCCGAGCTGCGCTGGTATGCGATCTTCCGTACCGAAGGCGATGACGTCGGGCGCACGTTGGTCCGCTTTTCCGGCGGACGCCCGGCGCTGCAGGAAATCCACCTCGACGCGGGCAAACTGTTGGTCCTGTGGACGCCGATGAATGCGCCGTACACCAATTTTCCGTTGCGTTCGATCTTCGTACCGTTCATGAACCGGCTGGCTGAGTACTGCGCCGCCGATGTCGGCGAACGGCGCGGCGATTTCCTGGTCGGCGAACCGATCAGCCGCGAATTGACGTCGGCGCTCTCGGCCGACGCCGTCCTGGAGGTGATCGCTCCCGACGGCAGCCGCCTGATGCCAGGTATCGACCGGGGAGCGACTCAGGTGCGCATCACGCTCGACGGTCGTCCCGATCCGGGAGTTTACCGTGTGGTGGCCGGCTCCGGCGGCGATGCCGCCATCGATGCCTTCAGCGTCAACCTCGACCCCCTGGAGACTGCGCCCGCGCAAATCAGCCGTGAGGAGCTGACGCGGCGGCTGGAGGGATATAACGTGGTCTTTGTTGACGGCGAGGAACCATTGACGGCCGCCGTCAATCAGATTCGTTACGGCACCGAGATCCGTCCCGCCTTCCTCTGGGCGGTGGCGGCGCTGTTTTTCCTCGAAATGCTGGTTGCGCGCACGCGCAAACGCGAGATGCCGCTCTCCGGGGATGCGATCGGTGAACCCGTGCGCGCGGCGGCGATCGCCGCCGAATAG